From a region of the Corallococcus coralloides DSM 2259 genome:
- a CDS encoding HAD family hydrolase, with product MAVAFFDLDRTLLAANSASLWVRRELALGHISRWEALRASLLLARYHLGFVAMQDVLLRATALLTGSDAKALEARSADFYAEAVRGQYRPGALVALEAHREAGDRLVLLTSSSGYLSDLVARELRLDGVLCNRFEVDAAGLHTGRPLGAVCFGEGKRFYAEATAKEAGVPLSACAFYTDSYSDLPVLEVVGRPVVVNPDHRLRREARRRGWPVVDWGVPPGGATPSVPPSPPLVPSTGP from the coding sequence GTGGCCGTCGCCTTCTTCGACCTGGACAGGACGCTGCTCGCCGCCAACTCCGCGTCGCTCTGGGTGCGCCGCGAGCTGGCGCTGGGCCACATCTCCCGCTGGGAGGCCCTGCGCGCCAGCCTGCTGCTCGCCCGGTATCACCTGGGCTTCGTGGCCATGCAGGACGTGCTCCTGCGCGCCACGGCGCTGCTCACGGGCTCCGACGCGAAGGCCCTGGAGGCGCGCTCCGCGGACTTCTACGCGGAGGCCGTGCGCGGGCAGTACCGGCCCGGGGCCCTGGTCGCGCTGGAGGCCCACCGCGAGGCCGGAGACCGGCTGGTGCTCCTGACGTCCTCCTCGGGCTACCTGTCCGACCTGGTGGCGCGCGAGCTGCGCCTGGACGGCGTGCTGTGCAACCGCTTCGAGGTGGACGCCGCGGGGCTGCACACCGGGCGCCCGCTGGGGGCCGTGTGCTTCGGCGAGGGCAAGCGCTTCTACGCGGAGGCCACCGCGAAGGAGGCGGGGGTGCCGCTGTCCGCGTGCGCCTTCTACACGGACTCGTACTCGGACCTGCCGGTGCTGGAGGTGGTGGGGCGCCCGGTGGTGGTGAACCCGGACCACCGGCTGCGCCGCGAGGCCCGGCGGCGGGGCTGGCCGGTGGTGGACTGGGGCGTGCCTCCGGGAGGCGCCACCCCGTCCGTCCCTCCGTCGCCGCCGCTCGTGCCCTCCACCGGCCCTTGA
- a CDS encoding myxosortase-dependent metalloprotease, MXAN_2677/MXAN_2678 family: MSHRLLLLGVLLCAGAAGAQQDFKRTLVPGRPLCLVWPGRDYVYHLDAAGSTRTPGDTEVAAIEAAFDAWRALSSTCSDFRFIRGEDWSRSVEIGYDEEHPFDNYNVVTFRERNCQDVAPPDDECWEKETCGNVYQCWAHGGATIGLTTSSFSFKDGHVVDSDIELNAAETDYGPSFLFTTVNGPPCSGPPSTDCVATDVQNTMTHEIGHVVGLDHVFSAGSTMENTAAQGETSKRVIDAGSAAGFCSAYPRGLPPTQCRIPEDPGLKLVADGKGTGCGASAGGPGLAAVLLWSVALMRRGRRSTAPRAGLSGAAPGGPRG, translated from the coding sequence GTGAGCCATCGCCTGCTGCTCCTGGGAGTGCTGCTGTGCGCGGGAGCGGCGGGCGCGCAGCAGGACTTCAAGCGCACGCTCGTGCCGGGCCGGCCGCTGTGTCTGGTGTGGCCGGGGCGTGACTACGTCTACCACCTGGACGCGGCCGGCAGCACGCGCACGCCCGGGGACACGGAGGTCGCCGCCATCGAGGCGGCCTTCGATGCGTGGCGGGCGCTGTCCTCGACGTGCAGCGACTTCCGCTTCATCCGGGGCGAGGACTGGTCGCGCTCCGTCGAAATCGGCTACGACGAGGAGCACCCCTTCGACAACTACAACGTCGTCACCTTCCGCGAGCGCAACTGCCAGGACGTCGCCCCGCCGGACGACGAGTGCTGGGAGAAGGAGACGTGCGGCAACGTCTACCAGTGCTGGGCGCACGGGGGGGCCACCATCGGGCTCACCACGTCGTCGTTCAGCTTCAAGGACGGGCACGTGGTGGACTCGGACATCGAGCTCAACGCGGCGGAGACGGACTACGGCCCCAGCTTCCTCTTCACCACCGTGAACGGGCCGCCGTGCTCGGGCCCCCCGTCCACCGACTGCGTCGCCACGGACGTGCAGAACACGATGACGCATGAGATTGGCCACGTCGTCGGGCTGGACCATGTCTTCTCCGCGGGCTCCACCATGGAGAACACCGCCGCTCAGGGCGAGACGTCCAAGCGGGTCATCGACGCGGGCTCCGCGGCCGGCTTCTGCTCGGCCTATCCGCGCGGCCTGCCGCCCACCCAGTGCCGCATCCCGGAGGACCCGGGCCTGAAGCTCGTGGCGGACGGGAAGGGCACCGGCTGCGGCGCTTCCGCGGGAGGGCCGGGGCTGGCCGCCGTGCTGCTCTGGAGCGTGGCGCTGATGCGCAGGGGCAGGCGGTCAACGGCCCCTCGGGCTGGCCTCTCCGGCGCTGCCCCGGGCGGACCGCGCGGTTAG
- a CDS encoding myxosortase-dependent metalloprotease, MXAN_2677/MXAN_2678 family, translated as MGALASFVVLAAVMGQSSAPYVRSRVSPGDEATQCLYWTQSKVTYQQSTVGNPKATNHTEFDAITRSFQSWQDIFASCGNLTLAEGSRVNSRTVGYNRSGDNINLILFRGRACREVVDANDACFAQDTCANTYDCWDDSDGTIAITLTTYDERTGVVYDSDISFNAARFNFTTGNGGPCGIVATPDCVDTDVQNTATHEVGHFVGLDHTLATGSTMNPSAPPGETSKRNIDPGSRSFVCAAYPKGSASQPCFPVQGSGNGNGNGDGDDDDGCSAASGGLAVLPLLAAASLLARRRRGGR; from the coding sequence ATGGGCGCGCTCGCGTCGTTCGTGGTGCTGGCGGCGGTGATGGGACAGAGCTCCGCGCCGTACGTGCGCAGCCGCGTGTCCCCCGGGGATGAGGCCACGCAGTGCCTGTACTGGACGCAGTCCAAGGTCACCTATCAGCAGAGCACCGTGGGCAACCCGAAGGCGACGAACCACACGGAGTTCGACGCCATCACCCGCTCGTTCCAGAGCTGGCAGGACATCTTCGCCAGCTGCGGCAACCTGACGCTGGCGGAGGGCTCGCGCGTGAACTCGCGGACGGTGGGCTACAACCGCTCCGGCGACAACATCAACCTCATCCTCTTCCGGGGCCGCGCCTGTCGCGAGGTCGTGGACGCCAACGACGCCTGCTTCGCCCAGGACACCTGCGCGAACACGTACGACTGCTGGGATGACAGCGACGGCACCATCGCCATCACGCTCACCACGTACGACGAGCGCACGGGCGTCGTCTACGACTCGGACATCTCCTTCAACGCCGCGCGCTTCAACTTCACCACCGGCAACGGCGGCCCGTGCGGCATCGTGGCCACGCCGGACTGCGTGGACACGGACGTGCAGAACACGGCCACCCATGAGGTGGGCCACTTCGTGGGCCTGGACCACACGCTGGCGACGGGCTCCACGATGAACCCCAGCGCCCCTCCGGGTGAGACGTCCAAGCGCAACATCGACCCCGGTTCGCGCAGCTTCGTGTGCGCCGCGTACCCCAAGGGCAGCGCGAGCCAGCCCTGCTTCCCGGTGCAGGGCAGCGGGAACGGCAATGGGAACGGTGACGGGGATGACGACGACGGCTGCTCCGCGGCGAGCGGTGGACTGGCGGTGCTGCCGCTCCTGGCCGCGGCCTCGCTGCTGGCGCGCCGCCGGCGGGGTGGACGGTGA
- the gltX gene encoding glutamate--tRNA ligase encodes MAPSKPRVRFAPSPTGYLHIGGARTALFNYLYAKRYGGTFILRMEDTDQERSTPESVQAILDGLNWLGLDWDEGPGKEDPKYGPYFQTQRLDTYRAHAEQLIAQGKAFRCYCTREEIAQRREAVEKEKGQGSYKYEGTCHDLKAPPPGKKLEDAVIRFRMPSGEGTVSFNDKVLGTITKPYSDLDDWVMMRADGIPLYNYGCVIDDHLMDITLVSRGQEHINSTFPQLMLYQALGWTPPEFAHLPLILGPDREKLSKRKHPEADVMLHKRTGIMPEALLNFVTRLGWSHGNDEVISREQMVEWFDFDGVGSTSGVWNPEKLQWLNQQWFKLLPPAVVAERLVPFLEARGFQAKGDSRLEPLVMALRERSRTLEEMANTASIYFKSGVTLDEKAAAKHLSGDSLNLLRQAREKLAALPAWTVEPLDGVVKTVSEAAQVGMGKVAQPLRVAITGNTTSPGIGETLLLVGRDEALRRIDAALARGT; translated from the coding sequence ATGGCTCCGTCAAAACCCCGCGTCCGCTTCGCTCCGTCACCTACTGGATACCTCCACATCGGAGGCGCCCGTACCGCGCTCTTCAACTACCTCTACGCGAAGCGCTACGGCGGAACCTTCATCCTGCGCATGGAAGATACGGACCAGGAGCGCTCCACGCCCGAGTCCGTCCAGGCCATCCTGGATGGTCTCAACTGGCTGGGCCTGGACTGGGATGAGGGCCCCGGCAAGGAGGACCCGAAGTACGGTCCCTACTTCCAGACCCAGCGCCTGGACACGTACCGCGCGCACGCGGAGCAGCTCATCGCACAGGGCAAGGCCTTCCGGTGCTACTGCACCCGCGAGGAGATTGCCCAGCGCCGCGAGGCCGTGGAGAAGGAGAAGGGCCAGGGGTCCTACAAGTACGAAGGCACCTGCCACGACCTGAAGGCCCCGCCCCCCGGCAAGAAGCTGGAGGACGCCGTCATCCGCTTCCGCATGCCCTCCGGCGAGGGCACCGTGTCGTTCAACGACAAGGTGCTGGGCACCATCACCAAGCCGTACTCGGACCTGGATGACTGGGTGATGATGCGGGCGGACGGCATCCCGCTCTACAACTACGGCTGCGTCATCGATGATCACCTGATGGACATCACCCTGGTGTCGCGCGGCCAGGAGCACATCAACTCCACCTTCCCGCAGCTGATGCTCTACCAGGCGCTGGGGTGGACCCCGCCGGAGTTCGCGCACCTGCCGCTCATCCTGGGGCCGGACCGCGAGAAGCTCTCCAAGCGCAAGCATCCGGAAGCGGACGTGATGCTGCACAAGCGCACGGGCATCATGCCGGAGGCCCTGCTCAACTTCGTCACCCGCCTGGGCTGGAGCCACGGCAACGACGAGGTCATCAGCCGCGAGCAGATGGTGGAGTGGTTCGACTTCGACGGCGTGGGCAGCACCTCCGGCGTGTGGAACCCGGAGAAGCTCCAGTGGCTCAACCAGCAGTGGTTCAAGCTCCTGCCCCCGGCCGTGGTCGCGGAGCGGCTCGTCCCCTTCCTGGAGGCCCGCGGCTTCCAGGCGAAGGGCGACTCTCGCCTGGAGCCGCTGGTGATGGCGCTGCGCGAGCGCTCGCGCACCCTGGAGGAGATGGCGAACACCGCGTCCATCTACTTCAAGAGCGGCGTCACCCTGGATGAGAAGGCCGCCGCCAAGCACCTGAGCGGGGACTCGCTCAACCTGCTGCGCCAGGCCCGGGAGAAGCTGGCCGCACTGCCCGCCTGGACGGTGGAGCCGTTGGATGGCGTGGTGAAGACGGTGAGCGAGGCGGCCCAGGTGGGCATGGGCAAGGTGGCCCAGCCCCTGCGCGTGGCCATCACCGGCAACACCACCAGCCCCGGCATCGGGGAGACGCTGCTGCTCGTGGGGCGCGATGAAGCCCTGCGGCGCATCGACGCGGCGCTCGCTCGCGGGACGTGA
- a CDS encoding response regulator, with amino-acid sequence MDLPFETGEGEGEGRGTLASKVLLVDDEPVVLDICVRLLGREADLIVSPVGSAEEALVLLKDQRFDVLVTDKNLPGMGGVELIAEARRMQPALEAVMITAYASSESVIAAFAAGASDYIVKPFDDLRVLRAKVRAALERRSERVRTRDGAREMARQAAALLDAGRDAPEPAHEALETELRNYEQAVRMGHSGNVAVVGSAEAVKVLRDASFEVVELPPYSPQLESADVVVVETGDPQWHTLAERLQGRSPDVVLLAGADADLSDLLEAITLRMDLVGYGQSNAARVLPEKVRMLLMRRGIQRAQERLTAALDTFRQSIATPN; translated from the coding sequence ATGGATCTCCCGTTCGAGACCGGCGAAGGTGAAGGGGAAGGGCGGGGGACGCTCGCCTCGAAGGTGCTGCTGGTGGATGACGAGCCAGTGGTGCTCGACATCTGCGTGCGCCTGTTGGGGCGGGAGGCGGACCTCATCGTCTCTCCCGTGGGCAGCGCGGAGGAGGCGCTCGTCCTCTTGAAGGACCAGCGCTTCGACGTGCTGGTGACGGACAAGAACCTGCCCGGCATGGGCGGGGTGGAGCTCATCGCTGAAGCGCGGCGGATGCAGCCCGCGCTGGAGGCGGTGATGATCACCGCCTACGCCAGCTCCGAGTCCGTCATCGCCGCGTTCGCCGCCGGTGCCAGCGACTACATCGTGAAGCCCTTCGACGACTTGCGCGTGCTGCGCGCCAAGGTGCGCGCCGCGCTGGAGCGCCGCTCGGAGCGGGTGCGCACGCGTGACGGCGCCCGGGAGATGGCCCGGCAGGCCGCCGCGCTGCTGGACGCGGGGCGGGATGCTCCAGAGCCCGCGCACGAAGCGCTGGAGACGGAGCTGCGCAACTACGAGCAGGCGGTGCGCATGGGCCACAGCGGCAACGTCGCGGTGGTGGGCAGCGCCGAGGCCGTGAAGGTGCTGCGCGACGCGTCCTTCGAAGTGGTGGAGCTGCCGCCGTACTCGCCCCAACTGGAGAGCGCGGACGTGGTGGTGGTGGAGACCGGAGACCCGCAGTGGCACACGCTGGCGGAGCGCCTCCAGGGCCGCTCCCCGGACGTGGTGCTCCTGGCCGGCGCGGACGCCGACCTGAGCGACCTGCTGGAGGCCATCACCCTGCGCATGGACCTGGTGGGCTACGGCCAGTCCAACGCCGCCCGCGTCCTGCCGGAGAAGGTGCGCATGCTGCTGATGCGCCGGGGCATCCAGCGCGCCCAGGAGCGGCTCACCGCCGCGCTCGACACCTTCCGCCAGAGCATCGCGACCCCGAACTGA
- a CDS encoding sensor histidine kinase, with amino-acid sequence MNASDLPAVLYVDDDALNLRVFDANFGQRFRIFRCSSPNEALALLEQRRSEIGVVLSDQRMPGMTGVELLERARSIAPDARRMLVTAYADMQAVIDAVNRGQVTRYFVKPWDRAELLAALEDALKIARLELRIREVEGRMMKSERLATLGQVTAGIAHELMGPVGYLTQNVSSLQRDMERVVQYVSRHLATDPDAEVSSTIEDLPSLIKDLSEGATHLRGVALGLRAQARGEDMEATAEVAEVVSFAVKLARAEVRDRARLTSNGEPIRIVFGPVKLCQVLLNLIVNAAQAMEGTGRPGRIDVRWAARDEDVVLTVSDNGCGIPVALQEKVFQPLFTTKPVGIGTGLGLSICRELVMQFGGQLRLSSTPGEGTEIELTFKRAPLP; translated from the coding sequence ATGAACGCCTCGGACCTGCCCGCCGTGCTGTACGTGGACGACGATGCCCTCAACCTGAGGGTGTTCGACGCCAACTTCGGGCAGCGGTTTCGCATCTTCCGGTGCTCGTCCCCCAACGAGGCCCTGGCGCTCCTGGAGCAGCGGCGCTCGGAGATTGGCGTGGTGCTGTCCGACCAGCGCATGCCGGGGATGACGGGCGTGGAGCTGTTGGAGCGCGCCCGCTCCATCGCGCCGGACGCCCGGCGCATGCTGGTGACGGCGTACGCGGACATGCAGGCCGTCATCGACGCGGTGAACCGCGGCCAGGTGACGCGCTACTTCGTCAAGCCGTGGGACCGCGCGGAGCTGCTGGCGGCGCTGGAGGACGCGCTCAAGATTGCCCGGCTGGAGCTGCGCATCCGCGAAGTGGAAGGCCGGATGATGAAGTCCGAGCGTCTGGCCACGCTGGGGCAGGTGACGGCGGGCATCGCGCACGAGCTGATGGGCCCGGTGGGCTACCTCACGCAGAACGTGTCGTCGCTCCAGCGCGACATGGAGCGGGTGGTGCAGTACGTGTCGCGGCACCTGGCCACGGATCCGGACGCGGAGGTGTCCTCCACCATCGAGGACCTGCCGTCGCTCATCAAGGACCTGTCCGAGGGCGCCACCCACCTGCGCGGCGTGGCGCTGGGCCTGCGCGCGCAGGCGCGCGGCGAGGACATGGAGGCCACCGCGGAGGTGGCGGAGGTCGTCTCCTTCGCGGTGAAGCTGGCGCGAGCGGAGGTGCGCGACCGGGCGCGGCTCACCAGCAACGGCGAGCCCATCCGCATCGTCTTCGGGCCGGTGAAGCTGTGCCAGGTGCTGCTCAACCTCATCGTCAACGCGGCGCAGGCCATGGAGGGCACGGGCCGTCCGGGCCGCATCGACGTGCGGTGGGCGGCGCGCGACGAGGACGTGGTGCTGACCGTGTCGGACAACGGCTGTGGCATCCCCGTGGCGCTCCAGGAGAAGGTGTTCCAGCCGCTGTTCACCACGAAGCCCGTGGGCATCGGCACGGGGCTGGGCCTGTCCATCTGCCGCGAGCTGGTGATGCAGTTCGGCGGTCAGCTGCGCCTGTCGTCCACGCCGGGCGAGGGCACCGAAATCGAGCTCACCTTCAAGCGAGCCCCGCTCCCTTGA
- a CDS encoding DUF2795 domain-containing protein — translation MTRERLGLGLREVEPSPVPLTPAVSLAHSLQQALRGAVYPLTAEQLVWVARENEAPSHVVSLLGTLPRGRFPSVDTVALALGNASV, via the coding sequence ATGACTCGCGAGCGCCTGGGACTTGGACTGCGGGAGGTGGAGCCTTCACCGGTTCCCCTGACTCCGGCGGTGTCCCTGGCGCACTCGCTGCAGCAGGCGTTGCGCGGCGCGGTGTATCCGCTCACCGCGGAGCAGTTGGTCTGGGTCGCGCGCGAGAACGAGGCGCCCTCCCACGTGGTGTCGCTCCTGGGCACGCTGCCGCGGGGCCGTTTCCCGTCGGTGGACACGGTCGCCCTCGCGCTCGGAAACGCCTCCGTCTGA
- a CDS encoding pyruvate dehydrogenase complex dihydrolipoamide acetyltransferase, producing MATPIQMPSLSPTMKEGKIVKWLKKVGDKISSGDAIAEVETDKSNLEVEAFDDGYLIEIAVPEGEVATVGSPIGFLGAKGEKATGGAPSAPAPQKAEAPKAAAPAAAPKPPEQAPAPAASGAGEGIAILMPSLSPTMTEGKIVKWLKKEGDKVSSGDAIAEVETDKSNLEVEAYDDGTLGRITVQAGDMAKVGAPIAFLTPKGAKAGTSAPAAAPQAPAAPKAPAAAAPSAPAGGQVVPLRREPQAPASGAGGRLRASPLAKRMAQERGLDISQVRGTGPLGRVVKRDVEQALGQGLAKAPAQAPAAKKAGAPPEVRAFGTRPEPQAVPMSSMRKVIGQRMSEVKPGVPHFYLTVEVEMDAAVKIREEAKALDLKVSVNDIIVKAAAIALRRSPKMNVSLQGDQVLHYGTVDVGIAVAIEDGLITPIIRDADLKGLQAISAESRDMAERARKRALKPAEYNGGSLTVSNLGMYGIDQFIAVINPPQSAIIAVGAVAEKAVVRDGQLAVRKMMTVTLSGDHRVIDGATGAEYLRELKGLLEHPSRLLF from the coding sequence ATGGCGACGCCCATCCAGATGCCCAGCCTTTCCCCGACGATGAAGGAGGGGAAGATCGTCAAATGGCTGAAGAAGGTGGGAGACAAGATCTCCTCCGGAGACGCCATCGCCGAGGTTGAGACGGACAAGTCCAACCTCGAGGTGGAAGCCTTCGACGACGGCTACCTCATTGAAATCGCCGTGCCCGAGGGCGAGGTCGCCACGGTGGGTTCGCCCATCGGCTTCCTCGGCGCCAAGGGTGAGAAGGCCACCGGTGGTGCGCCTTCGGCCCCGGCGCCCCAGAAGGCGGAGGCCCCCAAGGCCGCCGCTCCCGCCGCCGCCCCGAAGCCTCCCGAGCAGGCCCCGGCTCCCGCCGCCAGCGGCGCGGGCGAGGGGATTGCCATCCTGATGCCGTCCCTCTCCCCGACGATGACGGAGGGGAAGATCGTCAAGTGGCTGAAGAAGGAGGGGGACAAGGTCTCCTCCGGTGACGCCATCGCCGAGGTGGAGACGGACAAGTCCAACCTCGAGGTGGAGGCGTACGACGACGGCACGCTCGGCCGCATCACCGTGCAGGCGGGTGACATGGCCAAGGTCGGCGCGCCCATCGCGTTCCTCACGCCCAAGGGCGCCAAGGCCGGGACCTCCGCTCCGGCGGCCGCGCCCCAGGCTCCGGCCGCTCCCAAGGCTCCGGCTGCCGCGGCTCCGTCCGCGCCCGCTGGGGGACAGGTCGTTCCGCTGCGCCGCGAGCCCCAGGCCCCGGCCTCCGGCGCTGGCGGCCGGCTGCGCGCCAGCCCGCTGGCGAAGCGCATGGCCCAGGAGCGCGGGCTGGACATCAGCCAGGTGCGCGGCACGGGTCCGCTGGGCCGCGTGGTGAAGCGCGACGTGGAGCAGGCGCTGGGCCAGGGCCTGGCGAAGGCTCCCGCTCAGGCGCCGGCGGCGAAGAAGGCCGGAGCCCCGCCGGAGGTTCGCGCCTTCGGTACGCGTCCGGAGCCGCAGGCAGTGCCCATGTCCTCCATGCGCAAGGTCATTGGCCAGCGCATGTCGGAAGTGAAGCCCGGCGTGCCGCACTTCTACCTGACGGTGGAAGTGGAGATGGACGCCGCGGTGAAGATCCGCGAGGAGGCCAAGGCGCTGGACCTCAAGGTGTCCGTCAACGACATCATCGTGAAGGCGGCGGCCATCGCGCTGCGCCGTTCACCGAAGATGAACGTGTCGCTCCAGGGCGACCAGGTGCTGCACTACGGCACCGTGGACGTGGGCATCGCCGTCGCCATCGAGGATGGGCTGATCACGCCCATCATCCGCGACGCGGACCTCAAGGGCCTGCAGGCCATCTCCGCCGAGTCCCGCGACATGGCGGAGCGCGCCCGCAAGCGCGCCCTGAAGCCGGCCGAGTACAACGGCGGCTCGCTCACGGTGAGCAACCTGGGCATGTACGGCATCGACCAGTTCATCGCCGTCATCAACCCGCCCCAGTCCGCCATCATCGCGGTGGGCGCCGTGGCGGAGAAGGCCGTGGTGCGTGACGGCCAGCTGGCGGTGCGCAAGATGATGACGGTGACGCTGTCGGGTGACCACCGCGTCATCGACGGGGCCACCGGCGCGGAGTACCTCCGCGAGCTGAAGGGGCTCTTGGAGCACCCCTCGCGGCTGCTGTTCTAG
- a CDS encoding pyruvate dehydrogenase complex E1 component subunit beta translates to MPELMYREALNQALAEEMERDANVFLIGEEVGRYNGAFKVSQGLLDKFGSARIIDAPISELGFTGLSVGAAAVGLRPVVEMMTWNFAILAMDQIVNNAAKLRHMSGGQLRCPIVFRGPGGAGGRLSSQHSQALEANYAHFPGLKVIAPATPADAKGMLKSAIRDENPVVMFEGERLYAIKGEVPEGEHIVPLGKADVKREGTDVTLITWSRMYYFCMEAAEALAKEGISVEVLDLRTLRPLDEEAILASVRKTNRAVICEEGWALAGVGASVVDLIQSQAFDDLDAPVVRVTGLDVNMSYAANLENATQPDAPKIIAAIKKVLYREGA, encoded by the coding sequence ATGCCCGAGTTGATGTATCGCGAAGCGTTGAACCAGGCGCTCGCCGAAGAGATGGAGCGCGACGCCAATGTGTTCCTCATTGGCGAGGAAGTGGGCCGCTACAACGGCGCGTTCAAGGTGTCCCAGGGCCTGCTGGACAAGTTTGGCAGCGCGCGCATCATCGACGCGCCCATCAGCGAGCTGGGCTTCACGGGTCTCTCCGTGGGCGCGGCGGCGGTGGGCCTGCGTCCGGTGGTGGAGATGATGACCTGGAACTTCGCCATCCTGGCGATGGACCAGATCGTCAACAACGCGGCCAAGCTGCGCCACATGAGCGGCGGCCAGCTGCGCTGCCCCATCGTGTTCCGCGGCCCGGGCGGCGCGGGCGGCCGGCTCTCCAGCCAGCACAGCCAGGCGCTGGAGGCCAACTACGCGCACTTCCCCGGCCTGAAGGTGATTGCGCCTGCGACCCCGGCGGACGCCAAGGGCATGCTCAAGAGCGCCATCCGGGACGAGAACCCGGTGGTCATGTTCGAGGGCGAGCGCCTCTACGCCATCAAGGGCGAGGTGCCGGAGGGCGAGCACATCGTCCCGCTGGGCAAGGCGGACGTGAAGCGTGAGGGCACGGACGTCACGCTGATCACCTGGAGCCGGATGTACTACTTCTGCATGGAGGCCGCGGAGGCCCTGGCGAAGGAAGGCATCAGCGTGGAGGTGCTGGACCTGCGCACCCTGCGCCCCCTGGACGAGGAGGCCATCCTCGCGAGCGTGCGCAAGACGAACCGCGCGGTCATCTGTGAAGAGGGCTGGGCGCTGGCCGGTGTCGGCGCGTCCGTGGTGGACCTCATCCAGTCCCAGGCGTTCGACGACCTGGACGCGCCGGTCGTGCGCGTCACCGGGTTGGATGTGAACATGTCCTATGCGGCGAACCTGGAGAACGCGACCCAGCCGGACGCGCCCAAGATCATCGCCGCCATCAAGAAGGTCCTGTACCGCGAGGGAGCCTGA
- the pdhA gene encoding pyruvate dehydrogenase (acetyl-transferring) E1 component subunit alpha, with protein MASAYSKDLLLTMYRKMYLLRRFEERAGQQYTLGKIAGFCHLYIGQEAVAVGCNEAIRPDDYMLSAYRDHGQPLARGSDAGMIMAELFGRGSGYSKGKGGSMHIFDIEHHFYGGYGIVGGQIPLAAGMAFASRYRNEDRVTVCFFGDAAANQGSFHETFNMAQKWKLPVIYICENNRYGMGTAIARTSAVPEIHKRASAYGMRGEAVDGMDVLKMYEAVKDAAEYCRAGKGPVLMEANTYRFRGHSMADPANYRTKQEVEDERKNDPIPKLREFAMKQGYKLTDADFEAIEEEEKRAVDAAVKFADESPEPSVDELWRDTIVEEGEEDVRPRERVLGVKVTNWPKYPSGQELKVTWDLEPRAEAEQADKKAGLIR; from the coding sequence GTGGCCAGCGCGTACTCGAAGGACCTGTTGTTGACGATGTACCGGAAGATGTACCTCCTGCGCCGCTTCGAGGAGCGGGCCGGCCAGCAGTACACGCTGGGGAAGATCGCCGGCTTCTGCCACCTCTACATCGGCCAGGAGGCCGTGGCGGTGGGCTGCAACGAGGCCATCCGCCCGGATGACTACATGCTGTCCGCCTACCGCGACCACGGCCAGCCGCTGGCGCGTGGCAGCGACGCCGGGATGATCATGGCGGAGCTGTTCGGCCGGGGCTCCGGCTACAGCAAGGGCAAGGGCGGCTCGATGCACATCTTCGACATCGAGCACCACTTCTACGGCGGCTACGGCATCGTCGGCGGGCAGATTCCGCTCGCGGCGGGCATGGCCTTCGCCAGCCGCTATCGCAACGAAGACCGCGTCACGGTGTGCTTCTTCGGCGACGCGGCCGCCAACCAGGGCTCGTTCCACGAGACCTTCAACATGGCGCAGAAGTGGAAGCTGCCGGTCATCTACATCTGCGAGAACAACCGCTACGGCATGGGCACGGCCATCGCGCGCACGTCCGCGGTGCCGGAGATCCACAAGCGCGCCTCCGCGTACGGCATGCGCGGCGAAGCGGTGGACGGCATGGACGTCCTCAAGATGTACGAGGCGGTGAAGGACGCCGCCGAGTACTGCCGCGCGGGCAAGGGCCCCGTGCTGATGGAGGCGAACACGTACCGCTTCCGCGGCCACTCGATGGCGGACCCGGCGAACTACCGCACCAAGCAGGAGGTGGAGGACGAGCGCAAGAACGACCCCATCCCGAAGCTGCGCGAGTTCGCGATGAAGCAGGGCTACAAGCTCACGGACGCGGACTTCGAGGCCATCGAGGAAGAGGAGAAGCGCGCGGTGGACGCGGCGGTGAAGTTCGCCGACGAGTCGCCCGAGCCCAGCGTGGACGAGCTGTGGCGCGACACCATCGTGGAGGAGGGCGAGGAGGATGTGCGCCCGCGCGAGCGCGTGCTGGGCGTGAAGGTCACCAACTGGCCGAAGTACCCGTCGGGCCAGGAGCTGAAGGTGACGTGGGACCTGGAGCCCCGCGCCGAGGCCGAGCAGGCGGACAAGAAGGCGGGACTCATCCGCTAG